Proteins encoded in a region of the Devosia sp. RR2S18 genome:
- a CDS encoding ArsR/SmtB family transcription factor — translation MVSFDLDATFTSLADPTRRAMLLALKGGEKSIAELAQPHAMTRAGAAKHLAMLEKAQLIERHKVGRKQMCRLRPEPLRHAGGWLHQWEAFWNEQLDSLEAALQEDASGQD, via the coding sequence ATGGTATCATTTGACCTCGACGCAACCTTCACCTCCTTGGCCGACCCTACACGTCGGGCCATGCTTCTCGCCCTTAAAGGCGGAGAGAAGTCCATAGCCGAGCTTGCTCAACCTCACGCCATGACGCGCGCAGGGGCAGCAAAACACCTGGCCATGCTTGAAAAGGCTCAGCTCATCGAGAGACACAAGGTCGGCCGGAAACAGATGTGCCGTTTGCGGCCCGAGCCCCTGCGCCACGCCGGAGGGTGGCTTCATCAGTGGGAGGCGTTCTGGAACGAGCAATTGGACTCTCTGGAAGCTGCGTTGCAGGAGGACGCAAGTGGACAAGATTAG
- a CDS encoding response regulator, with the protein MSSPDGLKVLVVEDEQLVSMLVEDMLWDLGYEVAAVASNLTAGIKAAEQAQPDLAILDVNLNGEKSFPIAELLIRGGVPVVFASGYGLSGVRDVYPTVPVVQKPFTQIALADALERACSALGKQVPEPPSKL; encoded by the coding sequence ATGAGCAGTCCCGATGGTCTGAAGGTGCTCGTGGTGGAAGATGAGCAGCTTGTTTCAATGCTTGTCGAAGATATGCTTTGGGATCTCGGCTACGAGGTGGCTGCGGTTGCATCCAATCTGACGGCGGGCATCAAGGCCGCTGAGCAGGCTCAACCCGATCTGGCCATACTTGACGTAAACCTCAACGGCGAGAAGAGCTTCCCGATTGCCGAGCTCTTGATAAGGGGCGGAGTCCCTGTCGTGTTCGCATCGGGCTATGGTTTATCGGGGGTGAGAGACGTCTATCCAACCGTACCTGTGGTTCAGAAGCCATTCACGCAGATCGCCTTAGCAGATGCACTTGAGCGGGCTTGCTCGGCTCTCGGCAAGCAAGTGCCCGAGCCACCCTCCAAGCTGTAG
- a CDS encoding DUF4440 domain-containing protein translates to MNDEMAWKLEERLWLDGVSAYEEIVDPACLMAFPGIGVLGFAAILKGLKGAARWATVKMMDRTVSRAGKDVVVLGYTAEGQREGSLPYRCFCTSTYRAVGEDWLLVQHQQTLAN, encoded by the coding sequence ATGAACGATGAGATGGCCTGGAAACTGGAAGAGCGGCTATGGCTCGACGGCGTTTCTGCTTACGAGGAGATTGTTGACCCCGCATGCCTCATGGCTTTTCCCGGGATAGGGGTGCTGGGGTTTGCAGCTATCCTCAAAGGCCTTAAAGGGGCTGCACGCTGGGCCACCGTCAAGATGATGGACCGCACGGTGAGTCGAGCCGGCAAAGATGTCGTGGTGCTAGGTTACACCGCTGAGGGCCAGCGTGAAGGTTCGCTGCCCTATCGTTGCTTCTGCACGTCCACTTACCGTGCTGTCGGCGAGGACTGGCTGCTGGTGCAGCATCAGCAAACGCTCGCCAACTAA
- a CDS encoding PAS domain-containing hybrid sensor histidine kinase/response regulator: MDVLPTSEFVDLFERAPCGYVIADSSGRIIRANTTLADWIGTDTSALTGKRFQDLLNIAGKIYYETHFAPLLRMQGFFNEVALDLVSAGGQSLPVLVNAAEARDEHGPKFLRITIFNATDRRRYERELLDARAEAQAASAALKELNAFLEVRVREAVEERLEAEERLRQAQKMEAIGQLTGGVAHDFNNLLTVIIGGLDTINRQIELLPESEPKKRILRARNMAAIGAQRAASLTSRLLAFSRRQPLDPKPLNINKLLREVSDLLHRTLGEAVSFEAVEYAGLWPALVDPSELSNALVNLAVNARDAMPEGGRLTIETSNIYLDEPYLASFDEPVPPGQYVLIAVSDTGTGMDKAMISKVFEPFFTTKEAGKGTGLGLSQVYGFIRQSGGHIRIYSELGQGTSVKLYLPRASSEEVLADPELRESAAETGSGTILICEDEPELRNFGAEALRELGYQVLEAGDGHQALDLLAQHPTTALLFTDVGLPNGMNGRQLADRARQSRPDLKVLFTTGYTRNAIVHHGRLDPGVLLLTKPYSVHALAAKVRQAITGP; the protein is encoded by the coding sequence GTGGATGTTCTCCCGACCTCAGAGTTCGTTGACCTCTTTGAGCGAGCGCCCTGCGGCTATGTGATCGCCGACAGCAGCGGCCGGATCATCCGGGCCAACACCACATTGGCCGATTGGATCGGCACTGATACTTCTGCCCTGACTGGAAAGCGGTTTCAGGATCTGCTGAACATCGCCGGCAAGATCTACTACGAGACCCATTTCGCTCCCCTGCTGCGGATGCAGGGGTTCTTCAACGAAGTTGCGCTTGATCTCGTAAGTGCGGGTGGCCAGTCGCTCCCGGTGCTTGTGAATGCCGCAGAAGCCCGGGACGAGCACGGACCGAAGTTCCTTCGGATCACCATCTTCAACGCTACCGACCGGCGGCGTTATGAGCGCGAGCTCCTGGACGCCCGTGCCGAGGCTCAGGCTGCAAGTGCAGCATTGAAGGAGCTGAATGCCTTCCTGGAGGTCCGTGTCCGCGAAGCCGTCGAGGAGCGGCTCGAAGCAGAAGAAAGGCTGCGGCAGGCCCAGAAGATGGAGGCAATCGGCCAGCTTACCGGAGGCGTTGCGCACGACTTCAACAATCTTCTGACGGTTATCATCGGCGGTCTAGACACGATCAACCGGCAGATCGAATTGCTGCCTGAGAGTGAGCCAAAGAAGCGTATTCTGCGCGCCCGCAACATGGCAGCTATCGGTGCCCAGCGCGCGGCAAGCTTGACATCGCGTCTGCTCGCGTTCTCGCGCCGGCAGCCTCTGGACCCCAAGCCCCTCAACATCAACAAGCTGCTGCGGGAAGTGTCTGACCTGCTGCACCGCACCCTTGGTGAGGCTGTGTCCTTCGAGGCTGTGGAATATGCCGGCCTTTGGCCGGCACTTGTCGACCCTTCTGAACTTTCCAATGCGCTGGTCAATTTGGCTGTCAACGCCCGCGATGCCATGCCAGAGGGTGGCAGACTCACCATTGAGACGAGCAACATCTATCTGGACGAGCCCTATCTAGCATCCTTCGACGAACCAGTGCCTCCTGGTCAGTACGTGCTCATCGCCGTCTCCGACACAGGAACCGGTATGGACAAAGCGATGATTTCAAAGGTGTTCGAGCCATTCTTCACTACCAAGGAAGCCGGTAAAGGCACTGGGCTAGGGCTGAGCCAGGTTTATGGCTTCATTCGGCAGAGCGGGGGCCACATCCGCATCTATAGCGAGCTGGGACAGGGAACCAGTGTGAAGCTCTATCTACCCCGTGCGAGTTCGGAAGAGGTGCTCGCTGATCCCGAACTCCGGGAGAGCGCTGCTGAGACCGGCAGTGGAACAATCCTGATCTGCGAGGATGAGCCAGAACTCCGCAATTTCGGAGCGGAGGCATTGCGGGAGCTGGGGTACCAAGTGCTGGAGGCCGGTGATGGGCATCAAGCGCTTGATTTGCTTGCGCAGCACCCCACAACAGCACTTCTGTTCACTGATGTTGGCCTTCCCAATGGGATGAACGGGCGGCAACTGGCTGACCGTGCGCGGCAATCTCGTCCAGATCTAAAGGTTCTCTTCACAACAGGGTATACGCGCAACGCTATTGTGCATCACGGACGGCTCGATCCTGGGGTGCTGCTACTCACCAAGCCGTACTCGGTGCACGCTCTTGCCGCCAAGGTCCGCCAGGCCATTACCGGTCCATAA
- a CDS encoding PAS domain-containing protein: MFIAWGPELVFLYNDAYAEVLSKRHPDALGQPFEQVWSDIWGQIGPLVDSVLKGEAIWVEDLCIPMQRAGYAEEAWFSFSYTPLRADSGEVAGLFCAVTETTGKVLNEQQHRGERERLRQLFQQAPGIMAMLRGPEHVFELANDAYLRMIGQRNVIGKTVRDALPEVEGQGFYELLDQVFQTGAPYLGRSVPILLAPHAVGEPAQLFLNFIYQPVKDEAGVVTGIFVEGFDVTENVRTEEALRSSEEFTRRILESSTDCIKVLDTKAQLRFMSEGGMKVMEVDDFGAIESRDWRDFWSGPQQIDANLAVETALGGGTARFQGPTPTMKGTPRWWDVVVSPIRGPQGEVERLLSVSRDITPIRRSEEALRETQLRLNAVLDNASVSVFLMNDRQECVYMNAAAEKLTGFTLGEAEGHTLHSLIHHTRPDGTHYPIEECPIDRAFPERHQTTGEDIFVRKDGTFYPVAFTASPIQDAQSKTVGTIIEVRDISAEKQAEQQQRILIDELNHRVKNTLATVQSIVAQTLRNEPDPSRARNSIEGRLIMLSRAHDVLTRETWGSARLHEIIDEAVSAFQTTGARISVRGPEVRLTPRQALSLSMALHELATNALKHGALSMDSGSVSVAWELVPRGNQEHSLRLSWQERNGPLVREPSRRGFGSRLLEVGLARDMNGQVKVEYDANGLVCQIEFPLQKTTRAMAATT, translated from the coding sequence ATGTTTATCGCCTGGGGGCCGGAGCTCGTCTTCCTCTACAACGATGCTTACGCCGAAGTCCTTAGCAAAAGGCATCCAGATGCACTTGGGCAGCCTTTTGAGCAGGTTTGGTCGGACATCTGGGGGCAAATCGGACCTCTTGTAGACTCGGTGCTGAAGGGGGAAGCGATATGGGTAGAAGATCTTTGCATTCCCATGCAGAGGGCCGGCTATGCGGAAGAGGCTTGGTTTAGCTTCTCTTACACTCCGCTACGGGCGGACAGTGGTGAAGTCGCTGGACTCTTCTGCGCCGTGACCGAGACGACCGGCAAGGTTCTCAATGAGCAGCAGCACCGGGGTGAGAGGGAGCGCCTGCGCCAGCTATTCCAGCAGGCACCCGGCATTATGGCAATGCTGCGCGGGCCTGAGCATGTCTTTGAGCTGGCTAACGACGCCTATTTGCGGATGATAGGGCAAAGGAACGTCATCGGAAAGACGGTGCGAGACGCACTTCCTGAAGTGGAGGGGCAGGGGTTCTACGAACTGTTAGATCAGGTCTTCCAGACCGGTGCTCCCTACCTCGGCCGATCGGTTCCGATCTTGCTTGCGCCGCATGCCGTCGGTGAACCGGCGCAGCTCTTTCTCAACTTTATCTACCAGCCAGTGAAAGATGAAGCCGGAGTTGTAACCGGCATCTTCGTCGAAGGCTTTGACGTTACGGAGAACGTCCGCACCGAGGAGGCGCTTCGCTCAAGCGAGGAGTTCACGCGCCGTATCCTGGAAAGCTCCACGGACTGCATCAAGGTTCTCGACACCAAAGCTCAGCTCCGCTTCATGAGTGAAGGCGGCATGAAGGTGATGGAGGTTGATGACTTCGGGGCCATTGAGAGCCGTGACTGGCGGGACTTCTGGTCTGGTCCCCAGCAGATCGATGCCAACCTGGCAGTAGAGACAGCTCTCGGGGGCGGCACTGCCAGATTTCAGGGGCCCACACCTACAATGAAGGGTACGCCCCGTTGGTGGGACGTCGTGGTCAGCCCAATCCGTGGCCCCCAGGGAGAGGTCGAGCGGCTCCTCTCCGTTTCCCGCGACATAACTCCGATCAGACGAAGCGAAGAGGCGCTCCGCGAGACACAGCTCCGCCTGAATGCCGTCCTCGACAACGCATCCGTCTCGGTATTCCTCATGAATGATCGCCAGGAATGCGTCTACATGAACGCTGCGGCAGAAAAGTTGACCGGTTTTACCCTAGGGGAAGCGGAGGGGCACACGCTGCACAGCCTTATCCATCACACCCGACCTGATGGAACTCACTACCCAATTGAAGAGTGCCCAATTGACCGGGCGTTCCCAGAGCGCCATCAGACCACAGGCGAGGACATCTTCGTCCGCAAGGACGGCACGTTTTATCCGGTGGCCTTTACAGCTAGTCCTATCCAGGACGCCCAGAGCAAGACCGTCGGCACCATCATTGAAGTGCGTGACATCAGCGCCGAGAAGCAAGCAGAGCAGCAGCAACGCATCTTGATCGATGAGCTGAATCACCGGGTGAAGAACACGTTGGCAACGGTACAATCGATTGTTGCTCAAACCTTGAGAAACGAGCCTGACCCGTCCCGAGCCCGGAACAGCATCGAGGGTCGGCTAATCATGTTGTCTCGCGCTCATGACGTGCTCACGAGAGAAACTTGGGGCAGCGCCAGGTTACATGAGATCATCGATGAAGCAGTTTCGGCGTTCCAAACAACTGGAGCTCGCATATCGGTTAGGGGTCCTGAAGTTCGGCTGACGCCACGACAAGCCCTATCCCTATCAATGGCTCTGCACGAACTGGCCACCAACGCGCTCAAGCATGGCGCACTGTCTATGGATAGCGGATCAGTGTCGGTAGCGTGGGAGCTTGTCCCCAGGGGGAACCAAGAACATAGTCTACGCTTAAGCTGGCAGGAAAGGAATGGTCCTCTTGTAAGGGAACCCTCACGGAGGGGCTTTGGATCGAGGTTGCTGGAAGTCGGCCTCGCTCGGGATATGAACGGGCAGGTGAAGGTCGAATACGACGCTAACGGACTTGTCTGCCAAATAGAGTTTCCGTTGCAGAAAACTACGCGAGCCATGGCCGCGACCACATGA
- a CDS encoding SRPBCC domain-containing protein, with protein MDKISASELVLHRVLEAPLERVWSFIVDPALRSRWFMSGASDLRLDGQLGLTMKHHELSDRAVPTPAEYQADIDASWTETITLFEPPHAIGFTCEGGRGGEVIIRLYAESERRTRLILVHSGLRSDADAINFGGGWHAHLAALALRLVGSSVEDFWGLLREGEEAMQDELGKQGALRPGHNIAIKVPLHRWEDTVSFYRDRVGLEVVKTLDDSIGLRFGEMTFWIDRVPHQSQVDVWLELFSDDPDAALATLKSPQRDELEALTGVVGHWTSDPAGTVLLVRRETGS; from the coding sequence GTGGACAAGATTAGTGCGTCCGAACTGGTGCTCCACCGTGTACTTGAGGCCCCACTCGAGAGGGTCTGGAGTTTCATCGTCGATCCTGCACTACGGTCCAGATGGTTCATGTCAGGTGCGAGCGACCTGCGCCTCGACGGGCAACTCGGCCTCACAATGAAGCACCACGAGCTCTCGGACCGGGCTGTGCCGACGCCAGCGGAGTACCAGGCAGACATTGACGCAAGCTGGACGGAAACGATCACCCTGTTCGAGCCACCGCACGCAATTGGCTTCACCTGCGAAGGCGGACGAGGCGGAGAGGTCATCATCCGACTTTATGCTGAAAGTGAACGCCGCACTCGGCTCATTCTCGTCCACTCAGGGCTCAGAAGTGATGCCGATGCGATCAACTTCGGTGGTGGGTGGCACGCCCATCTGGCGGCACTGGCGCTTCGGCTCGTTGGCAGCTCTGTCGAGGATTTCTGGGGTTTGTTGCGCGAAGGAGAAGAGGCAATGCAGGATGAACTGGGCAAACAAGGCGCTCTGCGCCCGGGCCACAATATCGCGATAAAGGTGCCACTGCACCGGTGGGAGGACACTGTTTCCTTCTACCGGGACCGAGTAGGGCTGGAGGTGGTCAAGACGCTTGACGACAGCATAGGCCTTCGCTTCGGCGAGATGACCTTTTGGATCGATCGGGTGCCCCACCAATCGCAGGTGGACGTTTGGCTGGAACTGTTCTCCGACGATCCCGACGCCGCACTGGCGACATTGAAGAGCCCCCAACGCGATGAGCTGGAAGCCCTCACAGGAGTAGTGGGGCACTGGACGTCAGATCCTGCGGGAACGGTGTTGTTGGTTCGCCGGGAGACGGGCTCTTGA
- a CDS encoding alpha/beta fold hydrolase, protein MSVLERNNVTVHGRGSRPIMFAHGFGCDQNMWRLVTPAFEEDFKIVLFDHVGAGHSDRDAYSREKYSTLDGYANDVVEICRALELTDVVFVGHSVSSMIGVLAAKAAPELFGTLVLVGPSPRYINEGDYIGGFTAEQIEELLAFLDSNHMGWSQAMAPTIMGNPDRPELGDELTNSFCRTDPEIAKHFARTTFTSDNRADLEGVAVRTLVLQCSEDVIAPVEVGEYVHRHMPNSELVVLKATGHCPNLSAPDETTAAIKAFL, encoded by the coding sequence ATGTCCGTACTCGAGCGCAACAACGTGACGGTGCATGGCCGTGGCTCCAGGCCGATCATGTTTGCCCATGGCTTCGGCTGCGATCAGAACATGTGGCGCTTGGTCACGCCCGCCTTCGAAGAAGATTTTAAGATCGTGCTGTTTGACCATGTTGGGGCAGGTCACTCCGATCGAGATGCCTATTCTCGTGAGAAGTACTCAACTCTGGATGGCTATGCCAACGACGTTGTGGAGATCTGCCGCGCGCTCGAGCTCACCGATGTTGTATTTGTCGGTCACTCCGTGAGCAGCATGATTGGCGTGCTTGCAGCCAAAGCCGCCCCCGAACTCTTCGGCACGCTTGTTCTCGTCGGGCCTTCGCCCCGATACATCAACGAGGGTGATTACATCGGCGGGTTCACCGCAGAGCAGATCGAGGAGCTGTTGGCTTTTCTCGATTCCAACCACATGGGTTGGTCGCAGGCCATGGCCCCCACCATCATGGGCAACCCGGATCGGCCAGAACTTGGGGATGAACTCACCAATAGCTTCTGCCGCACAGACCCGGAGATTGCCAAGCACTTCGCAAGGACCACCTTCACCTCCGACAACCGCGCCGATCTAGAAGGCGTTGCGGTGCGGACGCTGGTTCTCCAATGCAGCGAGGACGTCATAGCTCCAGTTGAGGTCGGCGAGTATGTGCATCGCCACATGCCAAACAGCGAACTCGTCGTTCTGAAGGCGACTGGCCATTGCCCCAACCTCAGCGCGCCGGACGAGACCACCGCAGCGATCAAAGCATTCCTCTAG